From the Companilactobacillus ginsenosidimutans genome, the window TTAGCTCAAGCAATTGCTTTAAAAGTACCGAAGTCCGTCCGCTATTTTCTTTGGATTTTAAATGAAATAGCAATGATGGCGACTGATTTAACCGGAGTGGTCGGAACAGCAATTGCCTTGAGATTATTGTTCGGATTACCACTGGTTTATGGAATTTTGCTGACAGTATTCGATGTCCTTATCGTCCTACTATTCCTTCGATTTGGAATAAGGAGAATTGAGTTCATCGTTTTGTCAGCAATTCTAATAGTCGGAGTGATTTTTGGAATTGAAGTATTTCGTGCGCATCCACCAATTGTCAGAATCTTACAAGGCGTCATACCGACGGCAGATATTTTCCAAAATCACCAGAAGTTGGTTATCAGTTTAGGAATAATGGGTGCCACAATTATGCCTCACAATATTTATTTACACTCATCCTTGGCCCAAAGCAGACGCTATGATTACAATAATCCTGCTCAAGTGAATGAAGCATTGAGATTTGCCAACTGGGATTCAAATGTTCATCTAATCGCAGCCTTCATTATCAACGCCTTGTTATTAGTACTCGGGGGCACACTATTTTTCCATACCAACGGACAGCTAGCAAGCTTTCAAAACGTATTCGATGGCCTGAAAAATACAAATATCGTCGGCACCCTAGCCAGCCCCGCAATGAGTTGGATGTTTGCCTTTGCCTTGCTACTGACCGGAATGATATCGTCAATAACCAGTACCCTTTCAGGTCAAATTGTTATGGAAGGATACTTGAATATTCGCCTCCCCTTGTGGCAAAGACGCTTACTAACAAGATTCGTAACGTTAATTCCGATCCTTATCATTGGGTTCATGGTTGGATTCAAAGAACAAGATTTCGAAGATATGATAGTCTATGCTCAAATTGCGTTAAGCATTGCACTGCCATTTACACTATTTCCGATGATTATCTTAACTAGCAACAAGAAACTAATGGGAAAACACGTTAACAACAAATTAGTAATGATAACCGGATTAATATTAGCCAGCATAATAACAATCCTTAATCTACAATTAATTTTTTCAACGATTTAAACAAGGTTATATACGATGCATAATTTCACCATAAGGGGGATACATATATGAATAAAAAAATAATTGCTATAATCGGAGCATTTCTTTTAATGATTGTTCCACTTACAGCACAAAACGTTGTTCAAGCCGATACTACAGATTCGACTACAAGCAAACAAAGTGAATATCAACAGGCTGCCCAAGACTTCGTTGATAATTATGTTAATAAGGACATCACAGTTACAGATGGTAGTTTTAGTATACGAAGTTTGAGTGATTGGTATACGACAGGAATGACACTTGACGGCCATTAAGAATATGGGACTGATGGCGATGGGTTTGATAAGTATTTGTTTAAAAATTATTCCAATGATCAATATTTAAGCACCTTGAAAAATTTAAATTTAGGGGTATATCGATTAGATCCTAAAACTAAGAAACCTATTACTGATGTAAATAATATCAAGAATACAAACCTTAGTGATGGACTTGAATTCTTTGTTGATGACGGAAATAAAATATATGCTACAGCTCATATTAACGTTAAATTGGATAATAAATCAGTTCATCCTTTTGAAGGAACTGTGATAAATAATGAGAATTTAACACCACTAGTTGATGAATCTCAGCCTGATGGTAAAAGTAATCGGTCTGTAGCTCCAGGAACTGGATGGTATACCGATAAAGTTGAATTGAATCTTAACAGTGGAAATTATCAATATCGTGTATCCACGTCTGAATGGTTGCAAGGAGATGTTACAGTAAAATCTAGTAACAATACCGGTATAAAGATATATGGCGATTCTTATGATATTATTTCAAATAATCCAATCTATCATGTTAAGAACCATGCTGTTGCAGGTGAAACTGTATATAAATCCAATGGTGATATTTGGGATTTTACACTTCCTAATGACACAGATTGGGAAGCCACATCAACAGGAACTGATGATAATGGATTTTTGTATTATCGTGTATCTAATGACGCGTGGGTAAGAGTGGAATAATTTAATGTATTAATATTTAACCAGCAAAAAGCAATCTTCATGTTTGAAGATTGCTTTTCGCTGTTATTCAATTATTTTTTGTGATTTAAACAAATCCATTTAGGATGTATAATTTCACCATAGGGGGGGATACATATATGAATAAAAAAATAATTGCTATAATCGGAGCCTTTTTTTTAATGATTGTTCCGTTTACAGTACAAAACGTTGCTCAAGCCGATAATACAGATTCGACGACCAGCCAACAAAGTGAATATCAACAGGCTGCCCAAGACTTTGTTGATAATTATGTTAATAAAGACATCACAGTTACTAATGGTGACTTAAGTTTAAGAAACATAAATAACAATTATTATACGAGTGGAAAGTTACTTAGTGCATATAATGATTCTTACAAGAATGGTATTACGGAATATTTAATTAAAGATTATACAAATAGTTCATACTTAAAGTATTATGATAATTTGAACTTTGGTGCTTACAGATTGAATCCTAAGACCAAGGAACCAATAACCGATGTAAATAATATTGGGAATTCACATCTTCAGGATGGATTGGAATTTTTCGTTTCCGATGGGGATAAAATTTTGGCCTCGACAAGAATCAACGTTACTTTGAATAATAAGACTGTACACGAATTCAAAGGAACAGTTATCAATAATGATAAACTGTCGCCATTAATTGATGAGGCAAATGCTGATGGTAAAAGTAACCGTTCGGTTGCTCCTGAGACAGGTTGGTACACAGATAAAATGGAGCTAAATTTGAATAATGGCAATTATCAGTATCGTGTATCAACATCAGAATGGTTGCAAGGAGATGTGACGATTAAATCGGATGATCAACAAGATATACATCTTAAAACGTCACCGTTTGAAGGCTTAAGACCAACATATCATGTGACTGGAAAATCATTTGCCGGTGAAAACTTATACAAGTCTGATGGAAGCGTTTGGAATTACACATTGCCAACCGATTCGGATTGGCAAACAACGGCATTTGCTACGGACCAAAATGGATTTTTGTACTACCAAGTATCAACAAATGCATGGGTACGAGTAAATAACCCACAAGTCTCATATATCTAAAAATAGTCCCTGCACATACGTGCAGAGACTATTATTTTAGAACCATTTTGAAATTAGGTTGGAAACTAAAGGTGATGCTT encodes:
- a CDS encoding Nramp family divalent metal transporter — translated: MTDVKKSLDDINESVKVPSVYESSFVQKFLAYSGPGALVAVGYMDPGNWLTSLSGGSQYRYELLSVLLISIIVAMFMQSLSIKLGVVARQDLAQAIALKVPKSVRYFLWILNEIAMMATDLTGVVGTAIALRLLFGLPLVYGILLTVFDVLIVLLFLRFGIRRIEFIVLSAILIVGVIFGIEVFRAHPPIVRILQGVIPTADIFQNHQKLVISLGIMGATIMPHNIYLHSSLAQSRRYDYNNPAQVNEALRFANWDSNVHLIAAFIINALLLVLGGTLFFHTNGQLASFQNVFDGLKNTNIVGTLASPAMSWMFAFALLLTGMISSITSTLSGQIVMEGYLNIRLPLWQRRLLTRFVTLIPILIIGFMVGFKEQDFEDMIVYAQIALSIALPFTLFPMIILTSNKKLMGKHVNNKLVMITGLILASIITILNLQLIFSTI